One Thalassotalea atypica DNA window includes the following coding sequences:
- a CDS encoding molybdopterin oxidoreductase family protein gives MLFGRTKRKPISIPSKKVKEWKYTTCNYCSTGCSIEIGLDENKKLVTSRGHAGADVNRGKLCIKGLLEHELFESPGRGTTPLIREKHFDNFKKTTWDNALDTTAEKIKNIQEKYGRDAFAIISTGQLLTEEFYTLGKLARGCIGTNNYDGNTTLCMASAVSGYKRSFGSDGPPGCYDDFDHTHCLVAFGSNLSEQHPIIYWRLKEALEKRKFPLIVVDPRVTMLAQFADIHLPITPGTDCVLINSMMNVIINEGLQDQSYIDAHTQGFDEVKAIVQDYDPKSAQHICGIDEDKIRTVARLYAKAPAAMSIWTMGINQSTHGSDGVANINNLNLITGNIGKPGGTSLSITGQCNAMGTREWSSCSGLPGYRYLENDDDRQEIAEFWGIDPEFFPKKRGLAETDIFPAIETGEIKGLWIVATNPMTSMPDTARIRKALENLDFLVVQDVYEDVEMNQYAHVYFPASVWAEKKGCHTNTERRVNLIDNVMPPYADSKPDFWIFNQMAKRFNNGQVIDFPDEPEQAFNEMKQLSKGTNAYGNERILDISGMSYEKIIKARGIQWPFKEGTKGLKGEARLYTDGNFQTKSGKANLIPIKFFNNNEQPCGEYPFWLNSGRVVEHFHTRTRTGKIGNCNKFSPMPYMEMNPDAAQDLGIVHQTYVRLTSRRGDAVVLVQLTQRVPRNMVFIPFHFHDCVNRLTLGLLDPHSRQPAFKQCSVQIEAVNQDEAARLNVARRAF, from the coding sequence ATGTTGTTTGGTCGCACCAAGAGAAAACCGATTTCTATTCCGAGCAAGAAAGTTAAAGAATGGAAATATACCACCTGCAATTATTGCTCAACGGGCTGTTCGATTGAGATTGGCCTAGATGAGAATAAAAAATTAGTCACAAGTAGAGGACATGCTGGCGCTGACGTTAATCGTGGCAAGCTTTGCATTAAAGGACTACTTGAGCATGAACTGTTTGAAAGTCCGGGACGCGGTACTACGCCGCTTATTCGCGAAAAGCATTTTGATAACTTTAAGAAAACCACATGGGACAACGCCTTAGACACAACCGCCGAGAAAATAAAAAACATCCAAGAAAAATACGGGCGCGACGCATTCGCTATTATCTCGACCGGACAGCTTCTCACTGAAGAATTTTATACATTAGGAAAGCTCGCTCGTGGCTGTATTGGCACTAACAATTACGACGGGAATACCACACTATGCATGGCATCAGCCGTAAGTGGCTATAAACGCTCATTTGGCTCAGACGGCCCTCCGGGTTGTTATGACGATTTTGATCATACCCATTGTCTTGTGGCATTTGGTTCTAATTTGTCCGAGCAACACCCCATTATTTACTGGCGCTTAAAAGAAGCGTTAGAAAAACGTAAGTTTCCGTTAATAGTAGTTGACCCGCGTGTGACCATGCTTGCGCAATTTGCCGATATTCACTTACCCATTACACCGGGGACTGATTGTGTACTGATCAATTCAATGATGAACGTAATCATTAATGAAGGATTACAAGATCAATCCTATATTGACGCACATACGCAGGGTTTTGACGAAGTTAAAGCCATAGTTCAAGACTACGACCCTAAATCTGCACAGCATATTTGCGGTATCGATGAAGATAAAATCAGAACCGTAGCAAGGTTATATGCTAAAGCGCCTGCGGCAATGAGCATTTGGACCATGGGTATAAATCAATCAACCCACGGCTCTGATGGCGTAGCCAATATCAATAACTTAAACCTCATAACTGGCAACATTGGCAAACCCGGCGGCACCAGTTTATCCATCACTGGTCAATGTAATGCGATGGGTACGCGAGAGTGGTCATCATGCTCTGGCTTACCCGGTTATCGTTATTTAGAAAACGATGATGACCGCCAAGAAATAGCAGAGTTTTGGGGCATAGACCCTGAGTTTTTCCCGAAAAAACGCGGTTTAGCTGAGACAGACATTTTTCCAGCCATTGAAACAGGTGAAATTAAAGGCCTGTGGATTGTTGCCACCAACCCCATGACTTCTATGCCTGATACTGCACGTATTCGTAAAGCACTAGAAAATCTCGATTTTCTAGTTGTGCAAGACGTTTACGAAGACGTTGAAATGAACCAATACGCCCATGTTTATTTTCCTGCCTCGGTTTGGGCTGAAAAAAAAGGCTGTCATACCAACACCGAACGACGCGTTAATTTAATTGATAACGTGATGCCACCTTATGCCGACTCAAAACCTGACTTTTGGATTTTCAACCAAATGGCCAAACGCTTCAACAATGGCCAAGTGATAGACTTTCCAGATGAGCCGGAGCAGGCATTCAATGAAATGAAACAACTGTCTAAAGGGACAAATGCCTACGGCAATGAGAGAATCTTAGATATTTCAGGCATGAGCTATGAAAAAATTATTAAAGCTCGGGGTATTCAATGGCCCTTCAAAGAAGGGACGAAGGGGCTTAAAGGTGAAGCTAGGTTATACACTGATGGCAATTTCCAAACAAAATCAGGGAAAGCCAATTTAATTCCAATTAAGTTCTTTAACAATAATGAGCAACCTTGCGGTGAATATCCGTTTTGGCTAAACAGTGGCCGCGTGGTTGAACATTTTCATACAAGAACGCGCACGGGGAAAATAGGCAACTGCAATAAATTTAGCCCAATGCCGTACATGGAAATGAACCCCGATGCTGCGCAGGACCTTGGCATAGTTCATCAAACATACGTACGCTTAACGAGCCGTCGTGGCGACGCTGTCGTGTTAGTTCAGCTCACCCAACGCGTGCCCAGAAACATGGTTTTTATACCGTTTCATTTTCATGATTGCGTCAATCGCTTAACTCTTGGGTTACTCGACCCACACTCACGTCAGCCCGCATTTAAACAATGTTCAGTACAAATAGAAGCTGTAAACCAAGATGAAGCGGCACGACTGAACGTGGCGCGCAGAGCATTTTAA
- a CDS encoding GlxA family transcriptional regulator, translated as MEAQQTGVCVVATDHVYGMGVLQVKDMLHSASLRLALQLRANEKKLVAEPAAIEPAFEVIIAKPQGKEIQTYSGTSILADETLTDEKCWRLVVLSHFWGETSEQLQHNPTLIEWLKGQYQQGAKILGMGSGVFWLAEAGLLDGKNATTYWRYMEEFKQRFPQVLWQENEAVCQYDDIACSVGVASASDILLDHIAELCGAKVAQGISRDILFDTKRSYKLPSFSSASHRRHQDILIQQIQQWLDENYAQVVEFGVLAERFGMSKRNFARRFKAATGDTPKDYLQHLRISVAKERLIYSEHSVKYIALEVGYQDGSYFCELFKRLNQLTPLQYRKQFKRRL; from the coding sequence ATGGAAGCGCAACAAACAGGCGTGTGTGTGGTGGCAACAGATCATGTCTATGGCATGGGTGTTCTACAGGTAAAAGACATGCTGCACAGTGCTAGTTTGCGCCTTGCATTGCAGTTAAGAGCCAATGAAAAAAAGCTGGTTGCGGAGCCAGCAGCTATTGAACCAGCTTTTGAAGTGATTATCGCTAAACCACAAGGCAAAGAGATACAAACCTACAGCGGCACAAGTATTTTAGCTGATGAAACTTTGACTGATGAAAAGTGTTGGCGCTTGGTGGTTTTGAGTCATTTTTGGGGCGAGACTAGTGAGCAGTTACAGCACAACCCGACATTAATTGAGTGGTTAAAGGGACAGTACCAGCAGGGTGCTAAAATATTGGGTATGGGCAGTGGCGTATTTTGGTTGGCTGAAGCTGGCTTACTCGATGGCAAAAATGCCACGACGTATTGGCGTTATATGGAAGAATTTAAACAACGTTTTCCACAAGTTCTGTGGCAAGAAAATGAGGCTGTTTGTCAATATGATGATATTGCCTGCTCCGTTGGCGTTGCTTCAGCTTCTGACATTTTACTTGACCATATTGCCGAGCTTTGTGGAGCAAAAGTCGCACAAGGGATCAGTAGAGATATTTTATTTGATACCAAGCGTAGCTATAAATTACCTTCATTCTCGTCGGCATCACATCGACGACATCAAGATATTTTGATACAGCAAATCCAACAATGGTTAGACGAAAATTATGCTCAAGTGGTTGAGTTTGGTGTATTGGCGGAGCGGTTTGGCATGAGTAAGCGCAACTTTGCACGTCGATTCAAAGCCGCAACAGGAGACACTCCTAAAGATTACTTACAGCACCTACGTATTTCAGTGGCCAAAGAACGATTGATTTACTCTGAACACTCCGTGAAATATATTGCGTTGGAAGTGGGGTACCAAGACGGTAGCTATTTTTGTGAGCTGTTTAAACGGTTAAATCAATTGACACCATTGCAATACAGAAAGCAGTTTAAGCGAAGACTCTAA
- a CDS encoding Lrp/AsnC family transcriptional regulator — MKEHVYLYDSVDKELVAILRADARASISTLAKRLHVSRGTVQNRLDRLVNSGAILGFTIRAHDELETDVVKAVMMIEVIGKSTAEVIHKLRGIPQLEKLHTTNGAWDLVADIKASNLLEFDRVLREVRAIDGVLNSETSILLSSV, encoded by the coding sequence ATGAAAGAGCATGTTTATTTGTACGACTCAGTAGATAAAGAGTTGGTCGCGATATTACGCGCTGATGCGAGGGCGTCAATTTCGACTCTAGCAAAGCGTTTACATGTTTCAAGAGGAACGGTACAAAACAGGCTTGATCGGCTTGTTAATTCTGGTGCGATATTGGGATTCACCATTCGGGCTCATGATGAACTTGAAACCGATGTGGTTAAAGCGGTAATGATGATTGAAGTGATTGGTAAATCCACTGCCGAGGTTATCCATAAACTACGTGGTATTCCTCAGCTCGAAAAATTACATACCACTAATGGTGCTTGGGATTTGGTTGCTGATATTAAGGCGTCTAACTTATTAGAATTTGATCGTGTTTTACGGGAAGTGCGCGCGATTGACGGTGTATTAAACAGTGAAACTAGTATTTTACTCAGCTCAGTTTAG
- a CDS encoding alanine/glycine:cation symporter family protein has translation MISDLVSAINDILWGQGQILIYLLLFAGFWFSFKLGFIQIRQFRYMFTVMKGSTQSDKSGISSFQALCTGLSARVGTGNLAGVAMAISLGGSGAVFWMWVIALLGMATGFAESVLGQLYKVRDNHKEFRGGPAYYIRAGLNKPWLAITFSLCLFLGYGLTFSAMQANTIADALNNTFDIPTHYAGAVIAIVAGSIVIGGMRSIARFAELIVPFMGLAFIATAIIITLMNIQLLPAMFGDIIASAFGLTEAGAGALGAAIKNGIQRGLYSNEAGAGSVPHAAAGASPVPNHPVAQGYVQMLGVFLDTMVLCSCTAVVILLSDINISGEMEGIRMTQDAMSSHFGAGGNYFVAAAITLFAFTSVVANYAYAESNLHLFKLDSKPGRIAYTIIYLSMVFWGASATLKQVWGLADMALGLMTLVNIYAIILLTPTIINLTQDYKIKLAAGKEPTFNLKDVEIQGSTEADIWPKT, from the coding sequence ATGATCAGTGATCTAGTAAGTGCAATTAACGACATATTGTGGGGACAAGGACAAATACTCATTTATCTGTTGTTATTCGCTGGCTTTTGGTTTTCATTCAAACTCGGGTTTATTCAAATACGTCAATTCAGGTATATGTTCACTGTGATGAAAGGAAGTACACAGTCGGATAAATCTGGTATCAGCTCATTTCAAGCCTTATGCACAGGTCTTTCTGCCCGCGTAGGTACTGGAAATTTGGCCGGTGTTGCCATGGCCATTTCGCTTGGTGGCAGTGGCGCAGTCTTTTGGATGTGGGTAATCGCTTTACTTGGCATGGCAACAGGCTTTGCAGAAAGTGTATTGGGACAGCTCTATAAAGTACGTGACAATCACAAAGAGTTTCGCGGCGGTCCTGCCTATTATATTCGCGCAGGATTGAACAAACCTTGGCTCGCAATCACTTTCTCTTTATGCCTTTTTCTTGGTTACGGCCTTACATTCAGCGCAATGCAAGCCAACACCATCGCAGATGCATTGAATAATACATTCGACATACCAACTCATTATGCGGGTGCTGTAATTGCGATAGTAGCTGGCAGCATTGTTATTGGTGGTATGCGCAGTATTGCTCGCTTTGCTGAGTTAATTGTCCCGTTCATGGGATTAGCCTTTATTGCAACAGCCATCATTATTACCTTAATGAACATTCAATTATTACCCGCTATGTTTGGCGATATTATTGCATCAGCGTTTGGTTTAACCGAAGCAGGCGCAGGCGCTTTGGGTGCAGCGATAAAAAATGGTATTCAACGAGGTTTATACTCAAATGAAGCAGGTGCAGGCAGCGTGCCACATGCCGCGGCTGGTGCCTCCCCTGTGCCTAATCATCCGGTTGCACAAGGCTACGTACAAATGCTGGGCGTATTTTTAGATACAATGGTGCTATGCAGCTGTACTGCAGTGGTCATTTTACTTTCTGACATCAACATCAGCGGTGAAATGGAAGGCATTCGCATGACCCAAGACGCCATGAGCAGTCATTTTGGTGCCGGCGGAAACTACTTTGTTGCTGCGGCAATTACCTTATTTGCTTTTACTTCAGTCGTTGCTAATTATGCCTACGCAGAAAGTAACCTGCATCTGTTCAAACTAGACAGTAAACCGGGGCGCATTGCGTACACCATCATTTATTTATCTATGGTATTTTGGGGCGCAAGTGCTACGTTAAAACAAGTTTGGGGGTTGGCTGATATGGCGTTAGGGCTCATGACACTAGTAAACATTTACGCGATTATTTTGCTAACGCCTACCATTATCAACTTGACTCAAGATTATAAAATTAAGCTTGCAGCAGGAAAAGAACCGACATTTAACCTGAAAGATGTAGAAATTCAAGGCTCTACCGAAGCAGATATTTGGCCAAAAACATAA
- a CDS encoding pseudouridine synthase: protein MAYHSNILFLTEIVPLNTTRIDKFIAAHLNISRRDVRLILAQKRVVVDSRVATNIDQRINKFSTVILDGDVILDNQPVYIMLHKPVGVVSATSDKQHKTVIDLIDCNNIEHLQSKDELHIAGRLDLNSSGLILLTNDSRWSEAIASPEGKVEKCYQVTLENKLTHEYIEAFKQGFYFGYEDITTLPAKLTIINAHFAEVKLIEGKYHQIKRMFGRFRNPVVALHRSAIGSITLDENLAAGKYRALTAEEIKLPKPHTD from the coding sequence ATGGCTTACCATAGTAACATCCTATTCCTGACTGAAATCGTGCCGCTAAATACTACTAGAATTGATAAATTTATTGCTGCGCATCTAAATATCAGTCGACGTGACGTCAGGCTGATATTAGCGCAAAAACGTGTTGTTGTTGACAGCCGAGTAGCGACGAATATCGACCAACGGATCAATAAATTTTCAACGGTTATACTTGATGGTGATGTGATTCTAGATAACCAGCCTGTATATATCATGTTGCATAAGCCTGTCGGCGTGGTAAGTGCAACAAGCGACAAACAACATAAAACTGTGATTGATTTAATAGACTGCAATAATATTGAACACTTGCAGTCAAAAGATGAACTACATATCGCTGGCAGACTCGATTTAAATTCCTCTGGACTCATTTTATTAACCAATGACAGCAGGTGGTCTGAAGCCATTGCCTCACCCGAAGGTAAAGTGGAAAAGTGCTATCAAGTGACTTTAGAAAATAAACTGACCCATGAATACATTGAGGCCTTTAAACAAGGTTTTTATTTTGGCTATGAAGATATCACCACCCTACCCGCCAAACTTACAATCATAAATGCTCATTTTGCTGAAGTTAAATTAATCGAAGGCAAGTACCACCAAATCAAAAGGATGTTTGGTCGATTTCGAAATCCGGTTGTTGCCCTGCATCGCAGTGCGATAGGAAGTATTACGCTCGATGAGAACTTAGCGGCTGGCAAGTACAGAGCATTAACGGCGGAAGAAATTAAACTACCAAAACCTCATACCGATTAA
- the ctlX gene encoding citrulline utilization hydrolase CtlX, which yields MIIFPQAPNTVVMIRPHQFSPNEQTKSDNSFQSSEQINNDTVARQAFEQVTQAVTTLESHGVRVHLFEDTGTDTPDSVFPNNWFSTHTGGHIAIYPMFAKNRRLERRADIIELLKQQYRVQDVIDYSGLEYDSIFLEGTGAMVLDHVERIAYAARSNRTDSHALERFCSHFNFEPMIFDAQDKDGVAVYHTNVLMCIGTDFVMAGFDMMTNEKRKLEIIKRFKNSGKNIIKLDEQQINAFCGNAIELQASSGRILAISAKACHALTEHQKTTLEQSVTLVPLDVSAIELAGGSVRCMLAGIHLSKR from the coding sequence ATGATCATATTTCCACAAGCGCCAAATACTGTCGTGATGATTCGCCCTCATCAATTTAGCCCTAACGAGCAAACCAAAAGTGACAATAGCTTTCAATCATCTGAGCAGATAAACAATGATACTGTGGCTAGGCAAGCATTTGAACAAGTCACTCAAGCCGTGACAACGTTAGAATCGCACGGTGTTAGGGTTCACCTTTTTGAAGACACAGGCACAGACACACCTGACTCGGTATTTCCGAATAACTGGTTTTCAACCCACACAGGGGGTCATATTGCCATTTATCCAATGTTTGCTAAGAACAGACGACTTGAACGACGTGCAGATATTATAGAGCTACTGAAGCAACAGTATCGTGTTCAAGACGTTATCGATTACTCTGGGTTAGAATACGACAGTATCTTCTTAGAAGGCACAGGCGCGATGGTACTCGATCATGTTGAACGTATCGCCTATGCCGCTCGCTCAAACCGCACAGATTCTCATGCGTTAGAGCGCTTTTGCTCCCATTTCAATTTTGAACCTATGATCTTTGATGCACAAGACAAAGATGGAGTTGCTGTTTATCACACGAATGTATTAATGTGTATTGGCACTGACTTTGTCATGGCAGGTTTTGACATGATGACCAATGAAAAGCGTAAGCTAGAAATCATTAAACGCTTTAAGAATTCGGGCAAAAACATCATCAAGTTAGACGAACAGCAGATCAATGCGTTCTGTGGCAATGCAATAGAGCTACAAGCTTCAAGTGGCAGAATATTAGCGATATCAGCAAAAGCATGCCATGCCTTAACTGAGCATCAAAAAACCACTTTAGAACAAAGCGTAACACTTGTACCGCTTGATGTGTCCGCAATAGAGCTAGCAGGTGGTTCGGTACGCTGCATGTTAGCGGGAATACATTTATCAAAGCGCTAA
- a CDS encoding RidA family protein has translation MNKFLLLSCGIFLFGCTTTDQVIERKSYHSWENDIGYSQVVKANNTLYISGITSEESTFENQLDDIYNTIKKILTDYNVGTNAIVKEVIFTTDIEKLKASNTTRKAHFSDRYPASSWVEVKRLWSKSHLLEIEVVVALP, from the coding sequence ATGAATAAATTTCTGCTTTTATCTTGTGGGATATTCCTTTTTGGATGCACTACGACTGACCAAGTGATTGAAAGAAAGAGCTATCATTCTTGGGAAAATGATATTGGCTACTCACAGGTCGTTAAGGCTAATAACACTTTATATATCTCAGGCATCACAAGCGAAGAATCAACTTTTGAAAATCAACTAGATGATATTTACAATACCATCAAGAAAATATTGACTGATTATAATGTTGGAACAAATGCAATTGTTAAAGAGGTTATTTTCACTACAGATATTGAAAAGTTGAAGGCATCTAATACAACTCGCAAGGCTCATTTTAGTGACAGATATCCGGCTTCAAGCTGGGTTGAAGTAAAAAGGCTTTGGAGTAAATCGCATTTGCTTGAAATCGAAGTTGTGGTTGCGCTTCCGTAA
- a CDS encoding S1 family peptidase, with the protein MYKKLIGMALTLLLAFTHQALAVTNGELDGDNHPHVGLLIFDVNGAPSWRCSGTLLSPTVMLTAGHCTDGATGGRVWFDNNEADIRANGYPFSGASSVEFSAVHTSPDYNPAAFFLNDLGIVILDTPVILEEYGTLPDAGALNALAKRRGKQDQSFTPVGYGLQRINPVFVEASLDRMFARPHLIQINSPGFTGDFSMLLSNNHATGGTCFGDSGGPNFMGTSNVIGGVTSFGINGNCAGTGGVYRMDRQHDLDWVNMMVQNN; encoded by the coding sequence ATGTATAAAAAATTAATAGGGATGGCACTCACCTTACTATTAGCTTTTACACATCAAGCTCTTGCTGTCACTAATGGTGAGCTAGATGGAGATAATCACCCGCATGTGGGTTTACTCATTTTTGACGTAAACGGAGCGCCTTCTTGGCGATGTAGTGGTACGCTACTGTCTCCTACCGTTATGCTAACTGCAGGTCATTGTACCGATGGCGCTACTGGTGGAAGAGTTTGGTTTGACAACAATGAAGCAGACATTCGAGCGAACGGCTATCCGTTTTCCGGTGCAAGTTCTGTTGAATTTAGTGCTGTCCACACCTCACCAGACTACAACCCTGCTGCTTTTTTCTTAAATGATTTAGGCATTGTTATTCTAGATACTCCTGTAATCCTTGAAGAATATGGTACGTTGCCGGACGCAGGGGCACTCAATGCGTTGGCCAAACGTCGCGGTAAACAAGATCAGTCTTTTACTCCTGTAGGATATGGTTTGCAAAGAATTAACCCCGTTTTCGTCGAAGCAAGTTTAGATAGAATGTTTGCTCGTCCCCATTTAATTCAAATTAATTCACCAGGATTTACCGGAGACTTCTCAATGCTACTGTCGAATAATCATGCAACAGGTGGCACTTGTTTTGGCGATTCTGGCGGACCCAATTTTATGGGAACCTCAAATGTCATTGGTGGCGTGACTTCGTTCGGCATAAACGGTAACTGTGCTGGTACAGGTGGTGTTTATCGTATGGATAGGCAGCATGATTTAGACTGGGTAAACATGATGGTGCAAAACAATTAG
- a CDS encoding acyl-CoA dehydrogenase family protein, whose product MISRTLFDSDMEQFRDTVRKFLINEAAPHHEAWEKQKYVSSNFWLKAGEQGMLCPQLPEAYGGFGVDYRYNCIVVEEIGRAGLSGLTGFLMHSDIVCEYILHYGNEQQKQQYLPKMVSGEYIGALAMSEPGAGSDVKGIKTTAIDKGDHYLVNGSKTFITNGFTSDIVVVAVKTEPSAGVKGVSLLILEAGMAGFEKGQKLEKAGCHACDTAELFFQDVKVPKENLLGEEGKGFYYLMNDLAQERLAVAVNGLAVAESILEQTLTYVQERKAFGKEVASFQNTRFKLAELNTEVTVARVYLDKCIELHLEKKLDGVEAARVKLHITDLQCKLLDECVQLHGGYGYMWEYPVTRAWADSRAQRIYAGSNEIMKEIISRELLSQ is encoded by the coding sequence ATGATTTCTCGCACACTTTTCGACAGCGATATGGAACAATTTCGCGATACAGTTCGTAAGTTTCTAATTAACGAAGCGGCACCACACCATGAAGCATGGGAAAAACAAAAATACGTATCAAGCAACTTTTGGCTCAAAGCTGGAGAGCAAGGAATGCTATGTCCACAATTACCAGAAGCCTATGGCGGTTTTGGCGTTGATTATCGCTATAACTGTATCGTTGTTGAAGAAATTGGCCGCGCCGGCCTATCCGGCCTAACAGGGTTTTTGATGCATTCAGACATTGTTTGTGAATACATCCTCCACTACGGCAATGAGCAGCAAAAACAACAGTACTTGCCTAAAATGGTCAGCGGTGAATATATTGGTGCACTTGCGATGAGTGAGCCCGGTGCTGGCTCTGACGTGAAAGGAATTAAAACAACGGCAATCGACAAAGGCGATCATTACTTAGTTAATGGCTCTAAAACTTTTATCACCAATGGCTTTACCTCGGATATCGTTGTTGTCGCGGTCAAAACAGAGCCTAGTGCCGGAGTTAAGGGTGTCAGCTTACTCATTTTAGAAGCGGGTATGGCAGGTTTCGAAAAAGGTCAAAAACTTGAAAAAGCAGGTTGCCATGCCTGCGATACCGCCGAGCTATTCTTCCAAGATGTTAAGGTACCCAAAGAAAACCTATTAGGCGAAGAAGGTAAAGGCTTTTATTATTTAATGAATGATTTAGCACAAGAGCGTTTAGCTGTCGCGGTCAATGGCTTGGCGGTCGCTGAATCTATTCTTGAGCAAACACTAACGTATGTGCAAGAGCGAAAAGCATTCGGGAAAGAAGTTGCTAGCTTTCAAAATACACGTTTTAAGCTAGCAGAGCTCAATACCGAAGTAACCGTCGCCCGTGTTTATTTGGATAAATGTATTGAACTTCACTTAGAGAAAAAACTCGATGGCGTAGAAGCCGCAAGAGTAAAGCTGCACATCACCGACTTACAATGCAAATTGCTTGATGAGTGCGTACAATTGCACGGCGGTTACGGCTATATGTGGGAATACCCAGTGACACGGGCTTGGGCTGATTCAAGAGCGCAGCGTATTTATGCGGGCTCAAATGAGATCATGAAAGAAATCATTTCCAGGGAGTTACTTAGCCAGTAA